A portion of the Aquicoccus sp. G2-2 genome contains these proteins:
- the folK gene encoding 2-amino-4-hydroxy-6-hydroxymethyldihydropteridine diphosphokinase produces MDQVCLIALGSNQPSPAGDPAATLTSALACLKATEGLHLRAVSRFFRTPAFPAGAGPDYINAAAALVSPLPPEAVLTRLHTIEADHERRREIRWGARSLDLDLLTCGPTILPDPATWQHWCDISTTRQQTEAPSQLVLPHPRMHERAFVLVPLAEIAPDWCHPVLALSVSSMLARLPRAEVAAATPI; encoded by the coding sequence ATGGATCAAGTATGCCTGATTGCATTAGGCTCTAACCAGCCATCGCCCGCCGGTGACCCGGCGGCAACCCTGACCTCTGCCCTGGCCTGCCTCAAAGCGACCGAAGGCCTGCACCTTCGCGCGGTCAGCCGGTTTTTCCGCACCCCCGCATTTCCCGCAGGTGCCGGGCCGGATTACATAAATGCGGCCGCGGCGCTTGTCTCACCCCTGCCTCCAGAGGCGGTGCTCACGCGGCTCCACACCATCGAAGCCGACCATGAACGTCGCCGCGAAATCCGCTGGGGCGCGCGCAGCCTTGACCTCGATCTGCTGACCTGCGGCCCCACGATTTTGCCCGATCCGGCCACTTGGCAGCACTGGTGCGACATTTCGACCACCCGCCAACAGACCGAGGCACCGAGCCAGCTTGTCCTGCCCCATCCCCGGATGCACGAGCGCGCTTTCGTGTTGGTACCGCTGGCCGAAATTGCCCCCGACTGGTGCCACCCCGTCCTCGCGCTTAGCGTGTCCTCGATGCTGGCCCGCCTGCCCCGCGCGGAAGTGGCAGCGGCAACCCCGATCTGA
- the def gene encoding peptide deformylase — MSVLPILQWPDPRLKAACAAAGHEDLRPLIADMFDTMYAAKGRGLAGPQVAVMKRLFVMDATWKDGERTPRAMIDPFIMAVERIPVVMDEMCLSIPGVTVPVERHKAITLQWTDETGDIHMNDFDGAEARIIQHEFDHLNGLVHFDRISPTLRADLETPYLKAHA; from the coding sequence TTGAGCGTCCTGCCGATCCTCCAATGGCCCGATCCACGCCTCAAGGCGGCCTGTGCCGCCGCTGGCCACGAGGATCTGCGCCCGCTGATCGCTGACATGTTCGACACCATGTATGCTGCCAAAGGCCGCGGCCTCGCCGGGCCGCAAGTGGCAGTGATGAAGCGCCTTTTCGTGATGGATGCCACGTGGAAAGACGGTGAGCGCACACCCCGCGCCATGATCGACCCGTTCATCATGGCGGTTGAGCGTATCCCGGTGGTGATGGACGAAATGTGCCTCTCCATCCCCGGTGTCACCGTCCCGGTCGAGCGGCACAAGGCGATCACCCTGCAATGGACCGATGAAACCGGCGATATCCACATGAATGATTTCGACGGCGCCGAAGCGCGCATCATCCAGCATGAATTCGACCACTTGAACGGACTCGTTCATTTCGACCGCATCTCACCTACCCTGCGCGCAGACCTGGAAACGCCCTACCTGAAAGCCCACGCATGA
- the def gene encoding peptide deformylase — translation MTVRRCLPWPDKHLRTPAAPVGEITDEIRAHWADMVETMDAMPGVGLAAPQIGVMLRLAVVDASTERGKALLMANPEIIDASAVLREHEEASPNLPGVSARLKRPRGVVVRFLNHHGQYDRRELVGLWATSVQHQIDHLNGKMYFDRLSKVKRDMLLRKARKHG, via the coding sequence ATGACCGTCCGCCGCTGCCTGCCATGGCCCGACAAGCACCTGCGCACCCCCGCCGCCCCGGTGGGCGAGATTACCGACGAGATTCGCGCCCATTGGGCCGATATGGTCGAGACGATGGACGCCATGCCCGGTGTCGGCCTTGCCGCACCGCAAATCGGCGTCATGCTGCGCCTTGCCGTCGTCGATGCCAGCACCGAGCGCGGCAAGGCGCTGCTGATGGCCAACCCCGAAATCATCGACGCTTCCGCGGTTCTGCGCGAACATGAGGAAGCCTCCCCCAACCTTCCCGGTGTTTCCGCCCGGCTCAAACGACCGCGCGGCGTGGTGGTCCGGTTTCTCAATCACCATGGCCAATATGACCGGCGCGAGCTTGTCGGCCTCTGGGCCACCTCCGTGCAACACCAGATCGACCACCTCAACGGCAAGATGTATTTCGACCGCCTTTCCAAGGTGAAACGCGATATGCTTTTGCGCAAAGCCCGCAAACACGGCTGA
- a CDS encoding class I SAM-dependent methyltransferase: MLDLGCGPGYYARALAEMGFAVEAWDASREMVALAAEQGAVEVRQAVFDDLNAEARYDGIWANFSLLHARRADLPGLLARIRRAGKPGMVFHIGMKLGTGEGPDALGRFYAYYQEDELVALLNAAGLDVKRRWHGAGAGLDGVMARHVMMLCHG, encoded by the coding sequence GTGCTCGATCTGGGGTGCGGGCCGGGGTATTACGCGCGAGCATTGGCGGAGATGGGCTTTGCCGTGGAGGCGTGGGACGCATCGCGCGAGATGGTGGCGTTGGCGGCGGAGCAAGGTGCGGTTGAGGTGCGGCAGGCGGTGTTTGATGATTTGAACGCCGAGGCGCGCTATGATGGCATCTGGGCCAATTTCAGCCTGCTGCATGCGCGCCGGGCGGATTTGCCGGGGTTGTTGGCGCGGATCAGGCGGGCGGGCAAACCGGGGATGGTTTTCCACATCGGCATGAAGCTCGGGACCGGCGAAGGGCCGGACGCGCTGGGCCGGTTTTATGCCTATTACCAAGAAGACGAGCTTGTCGCGTTGCTGAATGCGGCAGGGCTTGACGTGAAGCGGCGCTGGCATGGTGCGGGCGCGGGGCTTGACGGGGTGATGGCGCGCCATGTGATGATGCTCTGCCATGGCTGA
- a CDS encoding glycosyltransferase N-terminal domain-containing protein, with protein sequence MPLSQRALLRLYFGVSRIIPARLVVALVRRRAAKNAGEDSVERAPERVAWVLPERPEGRVVWLQSIGPGDSTANLVLLEALRALDPTLSFVVTTRTLDGLGVFRKAAEGGGVSLLLAPLDTRAAMTRFIDHWRPDVAVFCEGDLWPNALDLLRRRGIPMALINGQFNGRLGRLVRKLPAFGRWMMAHFDLLHIFSAGGDEEAREWVRNECAVVFRPNMKLDAQPLSIKPDLHGQMKAAWGEAPVLTGASVDNNEIAPLLEAFESARTAIPDLRLILAPRWKEQGDAIAGTVEAAGYQAARRSAGQVPGRDERVFIADSYGELGTWFDLSFGVFMGHTLFGGMGHNPYEAIIQERRIIAGSIPSLLATDYSYLRDIGLCAVAEDAASIAAAITAFEGDRAGGAAAFANFAQARGFSREIARRLLDLAGESAG encoded by the coding sequence ATGCCGCTGAGCCAGCGGGCTTTGTTGCGGCTTTACTTTGGGGTTTCGCGAATCATTCCGGCGCGGCTTGTCGTGGCGTTGGTGCGGCGCCGGGCGGCGAAGAATGCCGGGGAAGACAGTGTTGAGCGCGCGCCAGAGCGGGTGGCGTGGGTGCTGCCCGAGCGGCCAGAGGGCCGGGTTGTTTGGTTGCAAAGCATCGGGCCGGGGGATTCGACGGCCAATCTGGTGTTGCTGGAGGCGCTGCGCGCGCTTGACCCGACGCTGAGTTTCGTGGTGACGACGCGCACGCTTGACGGGTTGGGGGTGTTTCGCAAGGCGGCGGAGGGCGGCGGCGTGAGCCTTCTGCTGGCACCGCTTGACACGCGGGCGGCGATGACGCGCTTTATTGATCATTGGCGGCCCGATGTGGCGGTGTTCTGCGAAGGCGATCTGTGGCCCAACGCGCTTGATCTGTTGCGCCGCCGGGGCATTCCGATGGCGCTGATCAACGGGCAATTCAACGGGCGGCTGGGGCGTTTGGTGCGTAAGCTGCCCGCCTTTGGGCGCTGGATGATGGCGCATTTTGATCTGTTGCATATCTTTTCGGCTGGCGGCGATGAAGAGGCGCGTGAATGGGTGCGGAACGAGTGCGCGGTTGTTTTCCGCCCGAATATGAAGCTTGATGCGCAGCCGCTCAGCATCAAACCCGATTTGCATGGGCAGATGAAGGCGGCTTGGGGAGAGGCGCCGGTGCTGACCGGCGCGTCGGTCGACAATAACGAGATAGCGCCGCTTCTGGAGGCGTTCGAAAGCGCCCGGACAGCCATTCCCGATCTGCGGCTGATCCTTGCGCCGCGCTGGAAAGAGCAGGGGGATGCGATTGCCGGGACCGTCGAGGCGGCGGGGTATCAGGCGGCGCGCCGCTCAGCCGGGCAGGTGCCGGGGCGTGACGAGCGGGTGTTCATCGCCGACAGCTATGGCGAGCTTGGCACTTGGTTCGATCTGTCGTTCGGGGTGTTCATGGGGCACACGCTGTTTGGCGGCATGGGGCACAACCCTTACGAGGCGATCATTCAGGAGCGCCGGATCATTGCGGGGAGCATTCCATCGCTGTTGGCCACCGATTACAGTTATTTGCGCGATATCGGGCTTTGCGCCGTGGCGGAAGATGCCGCAAGCATCGCCGCCGCCATCACCGCGTTCGAGGGCGACAGGGCGGGCGGCGCGGCGGCGTTTGCGAATTTTGCGCAAGCCCGCGGTTTTTCACGCGAGATTGCGCGGCGGTTGCTTGATCTGGCGGGTGAATCGGCGGGTTGA
- the fmt gene encoding methionyl-tRNA formyltransferase: MRVIFMGSPDFSVPTLDALIAAGHEVACVYCQPPRPAGRGKKDRPTPVHARAEALGLPVRSPRSLKPADEQAAFAALDADIAVVVAYGLILPKAVLDAPRHGCLNIHASLLPRWRGAAPIHRAIMAGDAQTGICIMQMDEGLDTGPVLMRQTTPITPQETTGTLHDRLSTMGAAMIAQALTALPTLSATPQPDTGVTYAAKIDKAEARVDWTRPAAEIDRQIRGLSPFPGAWCDWQGTRLKLLASRMAHGSGAPGEVLDDALTIACGSGAIQITRLQKPGRAAQNGDDFLRGTTMARGSTLG; this comes from the coding sequence ATGCGCGTCATCTTCATGGGCAGCCCCGATTTCTCGGTCCCCACACTCGACGCGCTGATTGCGGCGGGCCACGAGGTCGCCTGCGTCTATTGTCAGCCGCCCCGCCCCGCAGGGCGCGGCAAGAAAGACCGCCCCACACCAGTGCACGCCCGCGCAGAGGCGCTCGGCCTGCCAGTCCGAAGCCCGCGCAGCCTCAAACCCGCCGACGAACAAGCCGCCTTTGCAGCTCTTGACGCGGATATCGCTGTGGTCGTCGCCTATGGCCTGATCCTGCCCAAAGCCGTGCTCGACGCGCCCCGCCACGGGTGCCTGAACATCCACGCTTCGCTGCTGCCGCGCTGGCGCGGCGCCGCGCCGATCCACCGCGCCATCATGGCTGGCGATGCGCAAACCGGCATCTGCATCATGCAAATGGATGAAGGGCTCGATACCGGCCCCGTGCTCATGCGCCAAACCACCCCGATCACCCCGCAAGAGACCACCGGCACCCTGCATGACCGCCTCTCCACCATGGGGGCCGCGATGATAGCGCAAGCCCTCACCGCGTTGCCGACCCTCTCCGCCACGCCACAGCCCGACACCGGCGTCACCTATGCGGCCAAGATCGACAAGGCCGAAGCGCGGGTCGACTGGACCCGCCCGGCGGCCGAGATTGACCGGCAGATTCGCGGCCTCTCGCCGTTCCCCGGCGCATGGTGCGACTGGCAGGGCACACGCCTCAAATTGCTTGCCTCGCGCATGGCGCACGGCTCCGGCGCCCCCGGCGAGGTGCTTGACGACGCACTCACCATCGCCTGCGGCAGCGGCGCGATACAGATCACCCGCTTGCAAAAACCCGGCCGCGCGGCGCAGAATGGCGATGACTTCCTGCGCGGCACCACCATGGCGCGCGGATCAACGCTCGGCTAA
- the rpoZ gene encoding DNA-directed RNA polymerase subunit omega, which produces MARVTVEDCVDKVPNRFDLVMLASHRAREIAAGASATVDRDNDKNPVVALREIADETQSADDLRERLIESNQTQIEVDEPEEDAMALLMGAEADKPDEDDVSEEQLLRALMEAQGQG; this is translated from the coding sequence ATGGCCCGCGTGACAGTCGAAGATTGCGTCGACAAGGTTCCCAACCGCTTCGATCTGGTGATGCTCGCCTCGCATCGTGCGCGCGAGATTGCCGCTGGCGCGTCCGCCACCGTTGACCGCGACAACGACAAGAACCCCGTCGTTGCCCTGCGCGAGATTGCCGACGAAACGCAATCCGCCGATGACCTGCGCGAACGCCTGATCGAATCGAACCAAACCCAGATCGAGGTTGACGAGCCGGAAGAAGACGCCATGGCGCTTCTCATGGGGGCCGAAGCCGACAAACCCGACGAAGACGATGTCTCCGAAGAGCAATTGCTGCGGGCGTTGATGGAAGCACAAGGCCAAGGCTGA
- the kdsB gene encoding 3-deoxy-manno-octulosonate cytidylyltransferase yields the protein MAGKTIALIPARMESSRLPNKPLRLISGLPMIVHVAKRAALTPGIDQVAVCTDSIEILMTCERFGIAVCMTKASHRNGTERIAEAAETMGLSPEDIIIDVQGDEPFVRPEYIEQVAAFTRANPFGCVVPHQFMDELGNLNRVKIVEHDNRVIYFSRADVPLYFGALQQPLKKHLSIIGFRLPALQRFAANPPTPLEEAERIELMRLIELGEPIGTFLQDGTSLSVDTPEDYELACRMMEHDPLFLEKIDKEAMR from the coding sequence ATGGCAGGAAAAACCATCGCCCTGATCCCCGCGCGAATGGAAAGCTCACGCTTGCCCAACAAACCGCTCCGGCTGATCTCTGGTTTGCCGATGATCGTCCACGTCGCCAAACGTGCCGCCCTCACACCCGGCATCGATCAGGTCGCCGTCTGCACTGATTCCATCGAAATCCTGATGACCTGCGAACGCTTCGGCATCGCCGTCTGCATGACGAAGGCCAGCCACCGCAACGGCACCGAACGCATCGCCGAAGCCGCCGAAACGATGGGCCTCTCGCCTGAGGACATCATCATTGACGTGCAGGGCGACGAACCCTTCGTGCGCCCCGAATATATCGAACAGGTCGCCGCCTTCACCCGCGCCAACCCGTTTGGCTGCGTCGTCCCGCATCAGTTCATGGACGAGCTTGGCAATCTCAACCGCGTGAAGATTGTCGAACACGACAACCGGGTGATCTATTTCTCCCGCGCCGATGTGCCGCTTTATTTCGGCGCCCTGCAACAACCGCTGAAAAAGCACCTCTCTATCATCGGCTTCCGTCTGCCCGCCCTGCAACGCTTCGCCGCCAATCCCCCCACCCCACTGGAAGAGGCCGAACGAATCGAACTGATGCGCCTGATCGAACTTGGCGAACCGATCGGCACCTTCCTGCAAGACGGCACCTCGCTTTCCGTCGATACGCCTGAAGATTACGAGCTTGCCTGCCGGATGATGGAGCATGACCCGCTTTTCCTTGAGAAAATCGACAAGGAGGCGATGCGATGA
- a CDS encoding HAD family hydrolase, giving the protein MSGYKHISFDLDGTLINSFAVMEIAWKTATGELNINCGFAEYRRYVGLPFPKILAMLGLANFEIELSEIYFANTRRLFNEIPVIDGANAVLDRCRALGLGTSIITSKPRHNSEMLLERMGFDVDKLICGDDLTRGKPDPMAGRLLCETFSLAPSEVLYVGDAIFDFQFALNAGHGFVLFDDHGANRMPSNMINAVTSVSELSALEGFFG; this is encoded by the coding sequence ATGAGCGGCTACAAACATATCTCGTTTGATCTCGATGGCACCCTGATCAACTCCTTCGCGGTAATGGAAATCGCATGGAAAACCGCCACAGGTGAACTGAACATCAATTGCGGCTTTGCCGAATACCGCCGCTATGTCGGCCTGCCATTCCCGAAAATCCTCGCCATGCTCGGCCTCGCGAATTTCGAGATTGAACTGAGCGAGATCTACTTCGCCAATACCCGTAGGCTGTTCAATGAAATCCCGGTGATCGACGGGGCCAATGCCGTGCTGGATCGCTGCCGCGCGCTCGGTCTTGGCACCTCGATCATCACCTCCAAGCCGCGCCACAATTCCGAAATGCTGCTCGAACGGATGGGCTTTGACGTGGACAAGCTGATCTGCGGCGATGACCTCACCCGTGGCAAGCCCGACCCGATGGCCGGGCGGCTGCTCTGCGAGACGTTTTCACTTGCCCCGTCCGAGGTGCTTTATGTCGGTGATGCGATCTTCGATTTTCAGTTTGCACTCAATGCCGGGCATGGCTTCGTGCTGTTCGATGACCATGGCGCCAACCGTATGCCATCAAACATGATCAACGCTGTCACCTCGGTGTCTGAACTTTCCGCGCTAGAGGGCTTTTTCGGCTAA
- a CDS encoding NYN domain-containing protein, whose amino-acid sequence MFYKDERLALFIDGSNLYAAAKALGFDIDYKLLRHEFMGRGKLLRAFYYTALLENDEYSPIRPLVDWLHYNGFTMVTKPAKEYTDSQGRRKVKGNMDIELAVDALELAPRVDHIVLFSGDGDFRPLVASLQRQGVRVSVVSTIRSQPPMIADELRRQADNFIELDKLKDVIGRPPREHDNEQEREPMASAGH is encoded by the coding sequence ATGTTTTATAAAGACGAACGGCTGGCGCTGTTCATTGATGGCTCGAATCTTTATGCCGCAGCGAAGGCTCTTGGGTTCGACATTGATTACAAATTGCTACGCCACGAATTCATGGGTCGGGGAAAATTGCTTCGGGCATTTTATTACACCGCGCTGCTTGAGAATGACGAATATTCGCCGATCAGGCCGCTGGTGGACTGGCTCCACTATAACGGTTTCACGATGGTGACGAAACCGGCCAAGGAATACACCGACAGCCAGGGTCGCCGGAAGGTGAAGGGCAATATGGATATTGAACTGGCCGTTGATGCGCTGGAACTGGCGCCGCGGGTCGATCATATCGTGCTGTTTTCGGGCGACGGAGATTTCCGCCCGCTGGTCGCCAGCTTGCAACGTCAGGGTGTGCGGGTCTCGGTGGTTTCGACCATTCGCAGCCAACCGCCGATGATTGCCGATGAATTGCGCCGTCAGGCGGATAACTTCATCGAACTGGACAAGCTTAAAGACGTGATCGGGCGGCCGCCGCGTGAACATGATAACGAGCAGGAACGTGAACCGATGGCCTCGGCGGGCCATTGA
- a CDS encoding GlsB/YeaQ/YmgE family stress response membrane protein, whose amino-acid sequence MAVLWLIIIGAAAGFLATRIMGKETNIIATMAIGIGGALIGGFVLRLLLAMLGAAAGFIGAILGALVLIWLWDRYFG is encoded by the coding sequence ATGGCTGTTTTATGGCTCATCATCATCGGTGCAGCGGCGGGGTTTCTCGCCACGCGGATCATGGGCAAGGAAACCAATATCATCGCGACTATGGCCATCGGTATCGGCGGCGCCCTGATCGGTGGCTTTGTGCTGCGCCTGCTGCTGGCGATGCTGGGCGCTGCCGCAGGCTTCATCGGCGCCATCCTCGGCGCGCTGGTGCTGATCTGGCTCTGGGACCGCTATTTCGGCTGA
- the ispH gene encoding 4-hydroxy-3-methylbut-2-enyl diphosphate reductase — translation MPKPPLTLYLAAPRGFCAGVDRAIKIVEMAIEKWGAPVYVRHEIVHNKYVVDDLRGKGAVFVEELSDCPDDRPVIFSAHGVAKAVPEEAGRREMVYVDATCPLVSKVHIEAERHSAAGLQIIMIGHAGHPETIGTMGQLPQGEVLLVETVEDVARIAVRDPERLAFVTQTTLSVDDTIDIVAALQARFPSIRGPHKEDICYATTNRQEAVKAIGAKAEAILVVGAPNSSNSRRLVEVAKRAGCGYAQLVQRAVEIDWRALDGVGALGVSAGASAPEVLVDEVIAALRERYAVTIEEVQTARENVEFKVPRVLREKA, via the coding sequence GTGCCGAAACCGCCTTTGACCCTTTACCTTGCCGCGCCGCGCGGGTTTTGCGCGGGCGTGGACCGGGCGATCAAGATTGTCGAGATGGCGATCGAGAAATGGGGCGCGCCGGTTTATGTGCGCCACGAGATCGTCCATAACAAATATGTGGTCGACGATCTGCGCGGAAAAGGCGCGGTTTTCGTGGAGGAATTGTCGGATTGTCCGGATGACAGGCCGGTGATTTTTTCCGCGCATGGTGTGGCCAAGGCGGTGCCCGAAGAGGCCGGGCGGCGCGAGATGGTTTACGTCGATGCGACCTGCCCATTGGTGAGCAAGGTGCATATCGAGGCGGAGCGGCATTCGGCGGCTGGGCTTCAGATCATCATGATCGGTCATGCAGGCCACCCGGAGACCATCGGCACGATGGGGCAATTGCCGCAAGGTGAGGTGTTGCTGGTGGAAACGGTGGAGGATGTGGCGCGGATTGCCGTGCGTGATCCCGAGCGGTTGGCTTTCGTGACGCAGACGACTTTGAGCGTGGATGATACGATTGATATCGTGGCCGCCTTGCAAGCCCGGTTCCCGAGTATTCGCGGGCCGCACAAGGAAGATATCTGTTATGCCACCACCAACCGGCAGGAGGCGGTCAAGGCGATTGGCGCAAAGGCGGAGGCGATTTTGGTGGTCGGCGCGCCGAATTCATCGAACTCGCGGCGGCTCGTTGAGGTCGCCAAGCGGGCCGGGTGCGGTTATGCGCAGCTTGTGCAGCGCGCGGTGGAGATTGACTGGCGCGCGCTTGACGGCGTGGGCGCGCTGGGGGTGTCAGCCGGTGCGTCGGCGCCCGAAGTGCTGGTCGATGAGGTGATTGCGGCGTTGCGGGAGCGCTATGCCGTGACCATCGAAGAGGTGCAGACCGCGCGCGAAAACGTCGAATTCAAGGTGCCGCGCGTGCTGAGAGAAAAAGCGTGA
- the rnhA gene encoding ribonuclease HI — protein MAELIAYTDGACSGNPGPGGWGVLLRAMEGARIVKERELSGGAAETTNNRMELLAAINALETLERASAITVVTDSAYVKDGITKWIHGWKRNGWKKKGGLKNVDLWQRLDAAQARHDVRWEWVKGHAGHPENERADELARAGMAPFKV, from the coding sequence ATGGCTGAGCTGATTGCCTATACCGATGGCGCGTGCAGCGGCAACCCCGGCCCCGGTGGCTGGGGCGTTTTGTTGCGCGCGATGGAGGGCGCGCGGATCGTCAAGGAGCGAGAGCTTTCTGGCGGTGCGGCGGAAACGACAAACAACCGCATGGAGCTTCTGGCGGCGATCAATGCGCTGGAGACGTTGGAGCGGGCGAGTGCGATCACCGTGGTGACGGATTCGGCCTATGTGAAGGACGGGATCACCAAGTGGATTCACGGCTGGAAGCGCAATGGCTGGAAGAAAAAGGGCGGGTTGAAGAATGTTGACCTGTGGCAGCGGCTGGATGCGGCGCAGGCACGGCATGATGTGCGCTGGGAATGGGTGAAAGGCCATGCGGGCCACCCGGAGAATGAGCGGGCGGATGAGTTGGCGCGGGCCGGGATGGCGCCGTTCAAGGTTTGA